A genomic region of Cannabis sativa cultivar Pink pepper isolate KNU-18-1 chromosome 1, ASM2916894v1, whole genome shotgun sequence contains the following coding sequences:
- the LOC115704724 gene encoding protein disulfide-isomerase-like isoform X1, translating into MNMTSRVSPHLRFLGMVVRMFRNTRDHVKVGIVEYLKKQSGPASAEIKTVEDASGIIEDKKIVIVGVFPKFSGEEFENFMAVVDKLRADYDFAHTTDAKLVPRGESSVTGALVRLLKPFDELFVDSKVLLVDFKSGSFHNPVLLEIDVISYVLLCH; encoded by the exons ATG AACATGACATCAAGGGTTTCCCCACACTTAAGATTTTTAGGAATGGTGGTAAGAATGTTCAGGAATACAAGGGACCACGTGAAGGTTGGTATTGTTGAATATTTGAAGAAACAGAGTGGCCCCGCTTCTGCTGAAATTAAGACTGTTGAAGATGCCAGTGGTATCATTGAAGACAAGAAGATAGTCATT GTTGGAGTGTTCCCCAAATTTTCCGGTGAGGAGTTTGAGAATTTCATGGCTGTTGTCGACAAATTGCGTGCAGACTATGACTTTGCTCATACTACAGACGCCAAGCTTGTCCCACGTGGTGAATCATCAGTCACTGGGGCTTTGGTTAGACTTTTGAAGCCATTTGACGAACTTTTTGTTGATTCTAAG GTACTATTGGTGGACTTCAAGTCGGGCTCATTTCATAATCCAGTTCTTCTCGAGATTGATGTCATTTCATATGTACTACTTTGTCACTAA
- the LOC115704724 gene encoding protein disulfide-isomerase-like isoform X2, whose product MTSRVSPHLRFLGMVVRMFRNTRDHVKVGIVEYLKKQSGPASAEIKTVEDASGIIEDKKIVIVGVFPKFSGEEFENFMAVVDKLRADYDFAHTTDAKLVPRGESSVTGALVRLLKPFDELFVDSKVLLVDFKSGSFHNPVLLEIDVISYVLLCH is encoded by the exons ATGACATCAAGGGTTTCCCCACACTTAAGATTTTTAGGAATGGTGGTAAGAATGTTCAGGAATACAAGGGACCACGTGAAGGTTGGTATTGTTGAATATTTGAAGAAACAGAGTGGCCCCGCTTCTGCTGAAATTAAGACTGTTGAAGATGCCAGTGGTATCATTGAAGACAAGAAGATAGTCATT GTTGGAGTGTTCCCCAAATTTTCCGGTGAGGAGTTTGAGAATTTCATGGCTGTTGTCGACAAATTGCGTGCAGACTATGACTTTGCTCATACTACAGACGCCAAGCTTGTCCCACGTGGTGAATCATCAGTCACTGGGGCTTTGGTTAGACTTTTGAAGCCATTTGACGAACTTTTTGTTGATTCTAAG GTACTATTGGTGGACTTCAAGTCGGGCTCATTTCATAATCCAGTTCTTCTCGAGATTGATGTCATTTCATATGTACTACTTTGTCACTAA